TGATAATTATCAGTCGCCTCTAGTCTTGAGTGTTTTACGTTTACCTTTCTGTGAATAGATCACTTTAAGAAGATGGCCCGTTGCAGAATGGATTATGTATTTGCCTTTGCGTCGAATTTGTTCCAACAGGCCGATCAAACGTGaacattaatttatttaaatCATTTGTGCATATTGCAGGCCTGCGAAATGGCTTCCTGTACACCAGCTGCAGTGCCAAAGTGCAAACGATTTTGCTTTTGAACCAGTATATTTAGTTGATACGTCGAATTTCCCATGAGTTGGCCCGGTTTTCACGAGGAATTATTTGTTTTGAAGAAAATTGGTCTTGCCCATGATCAGAAAGGCTCGTTATCTCCACTGATGTATTTCACAACAGGAGGAATATTCCAATGTTAAATTCCATTTCcagtaataataaaatattaggtGCAGGGGATGCATCATAAAGACTTtaacatattttattttatattacagCAAGCTTGTATAAGGGAGCTGATTCAAGTGTGAACATCTTAAAGTCAAATGTTTTGTTGTATTCTAGGGCCTTTTAAAATCCCAGCTGATGTTAAACATCCACAAATGATGAACTAATCTTTGTCCAACACATCTTACACCAGTCTACATCTTGTGTGTACCCCTGTGTCATACCCATCTGATTGAGCCCTTTGAAACATGAATGTTGTTTGGAAAAATTATAATCTTAGATGCTGGGCACTCCCTGATGATGTGAGTGTTTTGTAATGTACTAGGCATTTTTTTTCTAATGGAAGCATTGTGTAATTTTCGAGCCATTAGTTTAAGGATTGGATacagatttaaatatattaaaaccTAAATCTATAGTGACAATTACCCATTTTCTGTTTACTGTTTACTTGGTAGTTTTTGATAATGCTTTTTAAACAATGCTATTTGCTTGGAATTTTGCCCGTCATTTCATTTCTCTTTGAAATTGTATGTCTGAAAATTAAACTGAAAGGCACAATTGGAATGTAGTCTTCCAGTTGGAAAAACTATAGTAACTGAGTTCTATTCAtttaaaaaattataataaatcCCTGTTTCCCTTAAATATTTGAATCTACTCTCAAGGATTCTGGAAATACATAgttgcctgcatttgtgtccaatCACTCCCACAACAATCGCATTGATGGAAAATCAAATGGTTCCTTGCTTAGCCTCTCCATATATGATTGCAATTCAAAAACATGGTTCAACAATGCATTATATTCTTtgactgcagatgcagttgtTCCAGCTTTACATTATTTCACTTTGCATAATAGTGAAGCACAATAGCCAGGCGATTGAACACAATACTGTCATGGCAACTAGGCTACATAGTTGTGGGTGAGTCACACTTGGCCACCCAAATATGAACAGACATTCCATGAAGATACATACACTAAGGTTTCTATTCCAGATGTTATGTAGTAAAATTATTGCCTTTTATGACAAACAAAAAGCAAGATAAATAACAGAAATATACTGTGTTCTGCTATAGAAGTAAACACGTTGAGACTTCTAGATGCAAAACCAGTTTACACCAGCTAGTCCTGGTTTTAATTTCTTGTTAGTACATGTCCTTGAACAAAAGCAGAAACAGTTGTGGGAATGAGGAATTACTGTTCATCATTCTGTTTTTCTGATTGGCCACAGCATTTGTGCTTATTGCATATTTAATTAATATTGTTTTACCACAATCTTTACCCTTGTCCCGTTTTCTTTTGTTTGCCTTGCCTGATTTATGTAATCTGCACAATTTATTTGGCCCAAACAGTACATTTTGATCATGGAACTGCTAAAATGCCACCATCACACTGCTGACAACAGTTTGATTAGTGTCACCACTTTACTCATTGGATTAACTTGATATTTTACATTGTGAGACTGCCGAGTTAATAAAATATCTTAATTCAGTTTATGATGTAACTTCACATTATATTAAAAACTCACAAACTGCTGCGCAGTCTGTCGATTAATTCAAGAATTCTCGAAATGCCAAGTGAAAAGACTTGGGTATCTCCTGGCCTCAGAAGTCAATGAGCAAGTTAATAATGTTTCATGACTCTACAGTTATGACCAGAATTGTAGTTTGTATCACCAAGCACATTTCATTTGTGGAGCAGAACAGTCGTGGTATTCAACCTGTTGAGGTGTCCATTGGCACAGATGGAAGTTAAAACCAGGGATAATTAAGTCAATACTGAAATATTTATTCCCTACATTAGAAACAGCCCAGTTTTTCCAAATGGTTCATAGATTCATATCCACAGCACAGACAATGGCTTTTTTTTGCCCAGCAGAAAGGCTGGTTTAATGTTAAACACCCAATGGGATATATTTACTGTTGCTTATGATTATGTTGCATATTCCAGAGGATGCAAATGAGTGATGTAACAACATGGGCCAGCATAAGGAGCCACTCAATTGAAATGGAGTTAGCCATTTAGTTGCATGGCTATGTGACAGAAAAGTATTCTGTGGCAGTGTACAAGATCCCCAATGACAGTGTGTTTTGGTTGTGTCTAAATATGAAATGTATTCCACTACTAATTGCACAGTTGCGAGTAATGCTGAGCAGGTTAACCAAGACAATTAATTTTAGCAATAATGAACTGGAAACAGTGCAAGCTGGTTAACTGATATTAATGTTTTGGTTTGCTCTTAATGTCGGTTCAATGATGGCACTCGCATGCATCAGTAAGGTGTGTGCTCAAGCCTTTCTACAAATTCGCAAAGTTGTCTGGACAGGATTATATTTGTCCCTTCATAAATGGGCATAAACACTTGCATGACTTGCCATTGtttattaaataataattttatctCATTGAACATTGTAGAGCTTTACAAATTCATTGATACATTTCCTATATCACAATTTAAATAAATGGGGCACGCCTAATCATTTGGAAGTGGTAAAATGTCAAATGAAGATTTAATTCATTTTCTGAAAAATGAGGCTGGATATAAAGCAGGCCTCTGCTAAACATTCCAGGAAGGGTCATACATGCAACCATAATGTATACAATTCATAGTTTTAAAATGCACAGCTTCATAGTACTTGACCACACAAGATCATTTCATCTTAGTTCGATATGACTGTTGGAATTCTGAATGCTATTTTCAGAACTAATGCTTTTTATGTTACCAAGTTAGCCGAGAGACGGACCTGTACTTCTTCCCAAAGTTGCAATCTATTCCAAGTGCACTGTAACATTGCCATCTGGAGCAAAGTAAGTGGAGCATTTGCCTGGAATACAGACCATCACAAATGGTGCATATTCTCAATGACACTTTTGGAAGAAGCGCACACCTAGCCAAGCGAAAGCTATTATTCGTCGTTCAAATTAGTGCTGAACCATGTATATATTTAGAGAAGGCAGAAAATGACATTAGCTTTATTACCAGTTGCTGACTACACAAGTGCCCATAACAATTATTGTGTGTGCCCATTGGTACTGGTAACTCAGCAATTCCTTGGTTAAGCTAATGTAGAGCCAATGTCATCCACAGAAGGCCAAATCAACTTTCAAGAAAGAAATACTATTTTTTGAAGTGAGGAATCAGTGAAGAGTTGTGTGTATGGTGAGAGATAATAACTGAACCAACATTGCGTTAAAATATATCCATCAGAAGAACATAACTTAAAAACTTTAATTTGaaataattaatacattttaaatgacAAAATCCAAAACACACTTAACATGGTAATGATTCCTGGTGCACTGAGATTGACCAACCTCACTGACAGCTGGAAATCTCATAGCAGGACCAGAATAATTTATAAAAAAACACTTAACTAGAATATCACAGGTACCAGCTAAGTTGTGGTATAACTGGACCATAGTTAGTACATGACCATTCAATAAATGCTTGTTCAATGCCCAAATTTTGCAGGCGGCACATTTCCTTCACATTCATTTGAATTATTTTGTTATTCATAATTTCGTACATCCTGAACCATTAAGCAGAAACATTCTGATTCAGCATGAAAAGATCAGGATTACTGATCACCATCTATCCGGAAGCTTAACCATTAATCTGCTATTATTGCCCGCATCAATGAAAGACAACTCCAGCTGCTTGCCGAATATCAGTTTCTTTTCCTTcacaaatgtcctttgtcctatgTAGCATTCAGTCCAAATGATTTTGAAAATTGACAGTATTTCAAACATAATACCGTTGAACCAAAAGGTGATATTTTGTTTGGAAGGACGAATACTAACCTTCAAACATCAGCACAACAGCAATAATACTTAAAATTTAAGATTCAAATTATATGGCAGCAAGAATGTATCTGTTCATCATGCAGGGTTTCCAGCTATTATCATTCAATGTCTTTTTCTTTATTCCTCCAGTCACCATTTCTGTAGAAGCCAGTGTTAGTTGTTAATGTCACAACAATGGGAGACTCCCTGTTATCTGATTGACCAACTTCTCCTCGCCCATGATTGCCAAGACTGTGCGGGATCCAGCTGCAatctaaagttaaaaaaaaaaggaatattcACGATAAAAGCATACCCACAACAATTTGGATTAAGAAATGCCTCTCCCTTTTAAACAGCCATTGCAATACTGGAGTAAGATTACATTGTTCCTTATCACCCTTGGATATAGAAACACAAAAAGGTTTAAAGCATAGATAATAACTATTTGGCCCTTGTCTAATCTAGTTGCAAGATAACATTTCAGCTTTCTATGTTCTTACAGGTGACAGCAGTTTCAGGTACATTTAAAATGTGAAGATCCATGCTGCTATCACCCTTTCTGGCAAAACATCGCAAATCCCCACCTTTCCATGGATGATGAAAATTTTCCCCAAGTTCCTCCAATTAACTTAATCAATGCTCTGTAATTGCAGGCCTTGCTGGTGAAGAAAATGTTCTTTGCCATTCACTCCACCTTTATATCTCTGCATAAATGTCCCCATATTGTATATAGAACATCTCAAGCCTCACGGGTCTACTATTAGTAtcaattttttaaatttccaaatcCCTGACAACATCTTCAATTTTTCTCTGAACCCTTCCTGATGctgtcacatccttcctgtaatggaaccAGGATTTCATACATTTATCTAGCCATGTCAACTAATATTTGTACAATTGTATAACTTTTGCTTCCTTGCTTCCATACCTAGACAATTGACAGGAATTATTCCTCACTCATTAAAGCGTCTCAACCCAaaccatcatccattccttctctccagagatgctgcctgttactctagATTTTTGTGTCCGTTTTGTGTCGGTCATTTCTGCTAATTAGAAAAACGCGTCCAACATAGGCCAATCACAGTGAGTGAAAATTTGTAACAGTGCAGGTTTAGCACTTCAATGCCTGATTTATAAAGATTAAATTGTTGGTTTTAGCCAAGATGGCACTATATTATTTTTCAGTGTCTTTACATTTTAGAGGATCCAAGGTGTCATCGACCCACAACCTTTCGTTCAGTGTTGTCTGGTGGATGCAACTTTTTAGGCAAGGGCTGACTTGCGAGGAATTGTTTGGCGACACAAATATCTATCACTCACTATTGAATCTCATACATCAagacgagttattcacaaatgtgGAACCAATCCAGTTTTCAACCAATAGCCACGTTAAAAAGCGCGTGTTCAATCTAACGTTTAATTTTTATAGCCGAACATTAATTTTATACTCAAAAGTTTACCTGTGTCCTTCCTGCATCTTGTACCAAGTAATTTGGTAGCTTCTGTCGACATGCCAGATCTTGTAACTCCAGGAGATGCCCAGTGTTCATTCCCTTCAATACAATCTTCTTGCCTCTAAAACAAAAGATATTCAGCTAATTTATTTATAAGTTAGTGGGATGTAGGCGAGGTATACATGAGCACTTTGTATCATCATTCACCTAGAAGGAAGATATGGTGGACAGCAAGATCAGTATAGGGAATACTAATTTGCTTGGACAGTGAGATAAAGATGGTGATTGCGTTCAGTCTCTTGAAAATGATTGAGGTGGATAAATTCCCGGAGCCTGATTGAAATATTCTGGGTTATTGAGAAATCCAAGAGAGATTATAAGGGCCAAGACAAATATCTTTGTATCTTTAGCCACAGGAGAGGTTCCGGAGGATGGGAGAGTAGCCAAtggtgttcctttgtttaaggaaTGCCAATCCAGGGAATTATTATCCAGTGAGCCTCACCACAATGGTAGAGAAGCTACTGGAGAGGATTTTTCGGTGCAAGATTTACTTGTATTTGCAAGAGGATAGGATAATTTGGGACCAGCTTGACTTTGTCCATGGCAACTGTGATGTATTGCACTTTGGGGGGTAAAATGCAAAAGGAATGTATAAGGAACGAGATGTATAGGAATTAATGGCaaggcccttaacagcattgatgtacaaaagGAATATCTGGGTCCGAGTctctagattgttttctctggcatgtcggaggttgagggaagacctgacagGAGTATATTAAATTGCGAGATATCAATGGAGTCGATAATCGGCATCTATTTCccagatggaaatgtcaaatagagGGCACGGGTTAAGACGAGAGGGGGGACATTTAAAGGAGACTTGTAgcaagttttttgttttttttttaacatagtggtgggtacctggaacaccTGCCCGTgctgtggtggaagcagatagctGCATTTATAATAATACGAGGGATCAAATTTCTCTCAAATTAAAAACTGAAATCTGTCAATTCTCTTGTGAACAGCAAGTAAACATTTCAGAATACAAAGCTGTGGTATATATActgttaaggaatagattttttaTTATGGTCATTAGCTATAGAAAATAGCCGGCGTCCCCGATTTCTCTTCCTTGACCTTCGAGCATCAATCACCTTGTTACAAAGCAACTCATGTTCATCTCTCATCTCCTGTCACGAGAGATTCCTTTCCAGAAAGGAAATGAAGACACCATGAGTTTGAGTTAATAACTGATCACCGAATACAAGTGGGTTCATACTCGAGTAATAAGTTAGAAAGGGAGAAACTACAATTCTCCAACTTGAATATGGCACAGCAGCTGTGGAGTTATGCAACATACAGTAGTTGTTAGCAGCTTATTGTCCCTTGGAATCAATCATGTACAAGTAGCAGAGTTTAGTCAAACTGCAACAATACCAAAAATAGAATTGTCACATGAATCTAATTTGCAGAAAATAAATGGGAAGTCTGACAGTTTAGTCAGGAACCCATCAACATTTGAGACTGATGCCTGCCATTTGCCTCTCCTTTTATTGGCTTCAATTATTTCAAAAAGCCCTCTAGTGACAGATGCGGAAGCCTGCATTAATAATGGAAGAGTGCTCAATTTGGATTTATCGTGAACCAGGCAATATAATTTAAATAGTATTTTGTGCATCCCAAGCTCCTGGCATATATTTAATTTTACAGATATTATTTGTCACGACCCAATTCAAATCTTGAGCAATTTGACAGTACATTCCTAATTGGTCATTTATTGAAACAATCTCCAGTCTTCCCATCTCGGTATTATGCACAATTGTTTCTATACAAGTGTACATATGATGCAGCCTTTCCCAGCAAAACTCACCCATCGTCGTCCCATATTCTCAGCGTCGTCTGCCATTTGTCTGATTCCTCCATCATCATCTGATACAAGCCCAAAGCAGCGTGCGCCACCTGTGCTGCAACCTGCAACATTGTAAACAGCAAAGATTATAaagagctcctctaggatctttggtaaacAGTGTCACAGTACAGCTCATATTTAAACATCCAACACCATTCTAAATACCATAAGAAAAtgtaaagaaacatttagacagtttcatggctaggacaggtttagagagatctgggctaaatgcaggcaggtgggatgagtttagatgggatatgttcggccgaagggcctgttgccacgtggtaagactctatgactatctattcAAAGATATTCTAATACGTCAAGTAAATATGCAACATAAAGCATGCAAGGTTGTACTTTTCACGACCCCTTTCTCAATTTCCTCACAACCCTGCTATTTGATAAGTGACCGTGTCACAGACTCCACCTGtccattttagaaatacagcatggaaacaggcccttcagccagtcaagtccttgctgaccactgatcagccgttcacactagttctatgttatcccactctccacactaggagtaatttacagaggccaattaacctacaaacaatctTCAAGATTACAGATCTTAACGGGAAAGTTCTGAATTTCAGCACTGAAGCAGTTTGGTCCAGGTATTTCTCAAAAACACTGCAACTAAGCAGCCAAACAAGGTGATTGCATTCATGAAATTACAGCAGTCTTCTAATGGGTGTTGTAATGTTGGGGGAGCAAAGGCAGGTGTAATACCGTTAATTCTGTACAGTACTTAATTTGAATACGATGCACCCCAATGTGACTCCTAGCATATTGTTGGTGAATGACTTGCAAATGAAGATGTCATAACATCAAGGAGTTACATTCTCTGTTATTGGAGACAGTCATTGTCTGGTACTTTATTGGCACACATTTTATCTGCTATGTTATCAGCCCATGCTTGAATATCGTCTGGTCTTGCTGCATGCAAATGTGGGCTGCTTTTTTTTTGCTGAGAAGTTGAAATTAAACATTGTGTAATCATCATTAACATATCATCTCTCtgaatgtttctatatttccacaCAAAGTATTTTTATCATTTTCGATGggtgaataaaataaatgaaaaataaatctacatgtgttttttttaaaggctGTAAACATCACATTTTTTAATGGGATATATCACTTTTATATTCAGGTTAAGAAATTCTGTATCATAGTTGCAATAAAAACAATGTAACACAATAAATTAGACTGGTGTTATGATAATCTATGTTTCATGTTTAATAatcgcaaataaaatgtattatttcaaCCAATCTGTAATGCTTCTAACCAACAATAGCCACTATTTTGTACGAGGAGGAGAAAAGTATAAGGGTTCAATTTATTTTGCATCTAAACCCTTATTCCTAAGGCAACCTTGTGACCAGCCTACTGAATTCATCACCACTTCTATTACAGACTCCAAGGAACCAAACGCAGTATTTATTCCCCAGATCCCATCTCAGGGTCCATGCACAATTTTAATTGAAATTGTTTACTATATACAATTAAGATTCTCaagtatgatttcaattaatTGCAAGTTTATTTTAATCTGGTCCATGCTGTTCCTCTGTGACAAAGCTGTCATAAATACAATACCTTTCCGATTCCCATGGTCAATTCCATGTTCACAACAAGTACCATCTTGTACTCATCATTCAAGGACTCATTAGCTTCAAGCCCAGGAAACATCTAAAGATTAAAATATAGGAAAAAACAGATTAATTTCTAACTCTGGCAATTAATTTTTTCATTTGAATTCAATTAATCAATTGAAGTATTGCAATTAAAGATTTTTGACACTGAACGAACGTATATTTGGTTTGAACACTAAACGTTAACAGTTATCTTTCGGGATTTAACAACAAACCAGGATGGGTACAGAACCAATAGCAGCTGGAGCTATTTGAGATGGGGATCAGCTGTCTCAAAGAAAATGAGGTAGTTATTGGGGCTATAATCCTTAACGATGTGGTACAAAAGTTGTATAATTATCACATTTCTGATAGGTATTTACACATCAGGTGCTGAGAAGGATTCACAGCATGGTGGGGTCTAGCTAGATCACCAGGAGTCCAGCAGGAAGATGATTCACAGCTGGCTGTCCACTCCGGAGATCTCAAAAGCCCTCTCTTGGACATTTAATAACCAACAAGCTAAAGAAAAATGCATAGTGATTTCAAAAATACAAATTTTGGTCAAAGTGATTACTAGGATGCAAAGCATTTACTGTTAATGAGTGCATGGCATATCTTTTGAGGCTAGGAAAGACAAATTCTAAAAAAATAAGAAAGATCACAgtcttgaaacattaactgttttctCTGCAAGAATAATATGTCACTTACTAAAAGTTGGCAGCAATTACTGTTATTAATAAAAGCTAAGGGCTTCTTTGTGCATTCACTTGTAGACTGCCAacggaacagtccagcacaggaatagacccttcagcccagaatGCTAGTCTCAAACATGGTGCCAATTTAAACGAATATCTTCAGCCTGCATATGATCTTCcaacaggtctcccctcagcctccagtacTCTGAAGAGATCAAattgtttgtccaacctcccttCACATCTAATCCATCCAGCGTCCTGGTAaatctcatctgcaccctctacaaaacctgcacattcttCCTCGAACAGGGCATCtggaactgcacacgatactctcaatgcagcctaaccaaagtcctataaagttgcaacaCGACTTTCTGACTCatattcaatgccccaactgatgaagCCAAGCATACCATACAACTTCTTTAtcactccatctacttgtgtttcCATTTCAGGAAGCAATGACCTTGGACCCATGATTCTTTTGTACAACAATGCTCTTAAGGATCCTCTCATTGACTCTATACTTTGCTCATACATTCAAATTCTCAAACAGCAACACCTCTTACTTGCCCGGTTTaaactatctgccatttctctgcccgtatccattgctgatctatctgcAGCATCTTTTGACAGCTTTCTTTTCTGTCTGCAACTCCAACTGTTGTGGAGTGTGCAAACGCATTAACTAACCCATCTAAATTTGCGTtcacgtcatatatatatatatatatatatatatatatacatagatgTAAAAAAACCTCCCACATGTATCGCTGCAGaataccactggtcacagacttccagctagaataacatccttccaccacatGTCTTCTGtgggtaagccagttctgaaagtGGAGCAACTGAATGATTCACGTCAGGTCTCATCTCAACAGTgctaaattaattttaattaaaaaataaggcAACAAAGGTACACTTGATGGAACATCCTGGGCTCAAAATAGAACATGTGAACATGACTCACAATAACTTATGAATATTTCGAAGTGTGGGTGTTGCGCAGTAGGGATTTACTTAAAGCAAAGACAAAGGTTACTGAATATCTAAAGCTTGGATATCGATTCTGAACGTAAGATGTGCCTGTCTTACAAAGCCCAATATTGTTTATCACAATTGTGTGGTACAGGAAACAATAACAAAATtgagttaaaaataaaaaactgaatAAAAAGATCAATTCTGTACTGCAAATAAACCCTCAAAACTCATCCCATGGGAATTTTAAGGTGTGGAAAGATAGCATTTCGAACATGCCAGAGAGCTGTGACACACAGGAAACAAAATCCAAAATGCAAAGATAAAATAGTGCCAATCAGAGGGGATGCAGATGCTGTACATCCCATGCTTATACAAGCAGGATGAACAGTCTCAGAATGCTTAAGTATGCTCATAATGCTTAAGTAATGCCAACCGAAAAACCACAAGTTAATTTTCTGCCATGGCACGATGAGATAAACAATGACATGATAAATTGCATGCGTTATGCTGCAGTATTATGGTGTCAAGGAAAAGTATATTTAATGGATCTTCAGTTCAAGGAGCAAATGGAGGATTTCTAaaggattattttatttttatttaaaatcta
This Leucoraja erinacea ecotype New England chromosome 16, Leri_hhj_1, whole genome shotgun sequence DNA region includes the following protein-coding sequences:
- the si:dkey-19e4.5 gene encoding UBA_like_SF and PTH2 domain-containing protein codes for the protein MAETEVNTVFLQQLMELGISEDKAKEALVKTGNQSSDCAAMFYFSELEMFPGLEANESLNDEYKMVLVVNMELTMGIGKVAAQVAHAALGLYQMMMEESDKWQTTLRIWDDDGGKKIVLKGMNTGHLLELQDLACRQKLPNYLVQDAGRTQIAAGSRTVLAIMGEEKLVNQITGSLPLL